The Ipomoea triloba cultivar NCNSP0323 chromosome 13, ASM357664v1 genomic interval TTACATTGTCCAAAAATATCGGAGACATGTGGTTAGAGCAGCCCTGACGGAGTTATCTGTTAAAGGAGAAAGGTTAGGACGAGACGAGATGACAGTATGACTAAATAGAGCAGATGTTTGATGAGAAAATAGGTATTTTTACAGTTTAGATTTCTACTGTGTCTTCTAAAAGACTGTTTACGAGTACTTTAGTTCCAGCTTCACTTGGATCGTTTTCCCTGAGCTTTATAAGCAGATTGTGAACTGAGCTTCTTAAATGTTGTCTCCCTTCTGGCTGGCTCCATAGAGCGAGAAGAACATCTGGGGGATACACAGGTGCCGGTTGAGCTACTATCCGCTGACCATCTATTTGAGACCCGTTCAGTCTAGGAGTATGAAGAACAAAGGTGAATTAAGAAACTAGGCCTGTTAAGGGaataccccaaaaaaaaaaaaaacgagggGGAAGAGAAAGGCCATGCGTGGAACTACCTGTTTAAAATTGTTGCCATGTTGGGCCATTCAGCAAGCCTGAAGTGCACATCCATTATGTTTCCATTTCTATGCAAAACGCGCCTGAGTTTTCCAAAGGATTTGCAAAGGAGGATCAGTTTTTTAATTGGTATGCAGAGCACGTTTGAAATTCTTACAACTGTAGTTCTCGGTACATCCACTCTAAAGATTAGTAATCTCCTTCCCAGTACATTGATCGAGTGTCTTGTAAGAGCATTTTCTTTACCCTCTTCTGTCTGCCAGAAAGCAGTTCCAGTTATAATGAATGCTATACACTTCAATTCTCAAGAGTTCGGGGTTGAATGCCCAAAAGTAAATGTGAAATGATGATGACAGATTCCAATGCAAGTTGCTAAAGTACAAAAAACTAACCTCAAATTCCACATAAGCAACAGAACTCGATGAACCCAAGAAAAATCGAGATATCTTGCTTTTACAGAAATAAAGAGCGTTTTCAATATGATGAGACCTTATATCACGAGCCAAATTCTTAATCAGAACTGTCCGCTTAGGATTCTTTACTAGGGCAGCGGGAACATCTGGGAGGCCGATTAAATTAGGAATGTATGTCTTTGTCACATCCTTCAAGGAAAAAGCTTCCTCCACAGTTACTGTTTGATTTCTCACATTCACATCAGTTCCTTCAAGTGcttttttctttccttcatCTGACTACAATAGCACCAAAATGTTGATCAGAACATGGGAACTAACAAGCAATAAATGCAGCCGAACTTCAGAACTTAGCTTTCCCAGTTGGCTtcaaaatattacggagtacttaGTATGTACTGACCAACAACAATGTATTCAGTTCATTCTAACTCATTTCTTACCCTCTTGTGGCCTTCCTTTCTCTGTTTTCCTTGTGAAGTGACTCTCATATATCACttgaaaagttattttttaattacaaaataatcatTCACGCAAATATGAAGAACTTACCTTGAAATAAACGTAGGCAGCCTTAAAGAAAGAACCTTCAGTACTGCGAATTTTAACCTTTGAAATATCCCCATAATCCTTGAAGGCACCAATGATGTCTTCAGATACAACCATTCTCGGCAAAAACCTCACTATCACTTTGTTTTGATCAGACTCCTTCAGAAAAGAAGTTGCATTCAGTGTCTTAATCAGATTACAATTGTCTCTCAGAGGTAGAACTTGTGTTTGTACATTTGATTTGTTGCAGTGAAGGGCAGCAGAACAACTTGTTTCCTGATCCTCGATATTCAGATTTCCAAGAAGTTCCGTGAATGGACTTTCTATGCCATTCTTTTCAACCATGGAGGGGTAATTGAGAGAAGCTGTGCTTCCTGCTTTCTTCTCAGATTTTGGTATATTGACCAGTGATGGACCTTCTAGATCAAGCATGGAAGATATGGAtatttctttcttctcaaattcTTGCATGTTACCTGGTTGTTTGATGCCTGTACTTGTCGTTCTACTACTACTATGATCACTCTTGTTAAAATTTATAGTTTCCTGAGGTCTACCAATAGGCGGCTGAGGAAGTGACTTAACACATTCAATTAAGCCCTCTATATCAGAACTTAGAACATCAGTATCCCCGGAAGGTTCACTTGATTGCTGATGAAAACTAGGTATATATGCATCACTAATCGAATTGGCAATCCTTTCTGCTGTTTGATCCTTTATGCTGTCGACAAGGTGATGCTTTAACTGTTTCGTCTCATGAGCATTATCAGACAGCAAAAACTGTTTATCCCTTTCGGTCTCTGTATATGTACTTAGGCTGAAAGGGTTATCTTCAGGCGAAAAGTTCTGGTATCCACTGTAACCTGATTTATTCACAACAAGGTCCTGCAATTCTATTGTTCCTTCACTTGGCATCGAAACAATGTCTGATAATGTTTCCTCACTTGTCGTTGTCTGATTACTTTCCTTCCTTGCTATTTTAGAATTCTGAAATTTTTTCACTAAACTTTGAAATATCTGTGAGGAAGATTGCCCATCCAGACTAGGCATTGTCGGGTTAGCATGTTCATCATTATTAGAAACGGTTTTAGTACCTTCTTGAACTGCTCGCTCATGAACTTGAGGTTCATCACCGCTATTATCAACTTTATGAGACAGAATATCACTGGAAACTTCAGGATCAGAAGTGGAGGTAAAAGCACCAGAGCTATTCCTTTTATCAAAATTTCCCATCATTTTATCCTTGACGATCTCAAGCATTCCCTTCAAATTATGCCACGAACCACCCACTTCGTTCTGCACGTGGATTGGTTTCGGAAACATACCTTGGTTTTCCTTCATATACCTACAACATTAATGTTCCAAAAAAAACTTcagaatatataatacatatggCTAAAGAATCAGACAATTCACTGGCTCATTTCAATTATTCCACGTCGAGGATGCCCAACAATCATAGTAGCTCTCACTACTACACAAAACCTCAACTACTTTAGACAACTCCCCAAAACCAAGACCTTTAACTCCTGTACAAGTGACTTACTGCACCAAGTGCACACTAAAAAGACCTCATTGACGAGTATGAAACATTCAAACTAATTTCCCTTCCaaagtacggagtaataaacTTGTATGAAAAAGCAAGCCTTTCAAAGAAACAACTAGACTGAAGTGGAAACCACCATAATTTAGAAGTTCCTCTAATGCACAATAAAAGCATACTACAGATTCTTCATATATTAAAGACTTAAAAGGTACCATGGCTACCTTTCAGAGATTTTTGTGCTTTTAACTTGTAAATTGCATAAACATGTGAATGTGCATATCAAAGTCAAGTGATACAAAACACAAGATTCAAGGATTTCAATCCTAAATTCTTGGACCTTAAGCTTTGATCATGTTAACAAGGTCAAACTCATAAAAAATGTATAAGCAGATTTAAAAAGGCAGGATAGTTTTCCCTCAACATATTTACACAAACATAGCTCAAATTGCACAGAGAAATCAAAACTGAAGAATATAAGGTTCCATTGGCAATATATATTGGATCAGTAGAAAGTaacttgaaataaataaatgacaaaaaaaaaaaaaagaagaattaataAGCAAAAGGGAAGCTCACTTCTTGACAAATGACTCCACGGCTTGGGCTTTTTGCTGCTTTGCCAGGTCTGATTTCTTCGGTTGTGGATTCTTCTCGCTGTTGCCATCAGAGGGCAATGAAGAGTAAAGTATTCTAGATCTTAAAATTCCTATACGAATGATATTTACATGAATATATGCGCAaaaaaaatatcacttttttaaggaaaaaaaattagagaaaaggGAGAATTGCGAAGTAGGAAGGTGGATGGAAATCACATTTCATGAAATGGGTTTTAATTTCTTACCTATTCTGTTGATACGTGAGGCTGATTTGAGCTGAAGGAGATGAGAAATTGCCATTTTTGCTTACTCCTTTGAGACAAAGACAGTGGGTTTTACGGAGGTTTAAGTGAAGAAGAAGGTGTTCGGTGTGTTTACTGAATTGCCCTTCATTAGTCAAGACTTAAGACTGCTATGATAATAATGTCATGACTGAACGTCTATTGGTGCAACCCGAATCGGCAAATTACTGTCCCCACAGTGCTATGCTAATTATAAcgaaagtacatttttaatatattaaaaatacaatgtatattatctgtatactaaatgtacattatacaaaataatataatatttaaataatatattttttttgaatacaatatacatttttaatatattacagaagatttttatagtgaatatacattatttaataatatgatCAACACAACTGCgtagaccatgattcacacaataattattgTCAAATGCAACCATTCGGTatacaaatatgaaatataggCTTTTGTCTTTATAAACTATTACATATAAGTAAAAGAATTTCAGTGTACGAATAGTAATTACGAGATTCTTTTGTCATCTAAATAAGAGTTTTTCTGGGATTTAAATTTAAGAATAGTTGTACCAATAAGCCCAAACTCTTTTAGTTAGTGGGTATAATATCCAAATATAATATTCTGTGAGCCAATCCAAATTACACTTGCAAAATTTAACTCTTGAGGAAGTAATCGTTGTAGACCAATATTCACCATACACACTGTAGACTATGATACATATGATGTACatgcaattaataaattatgtattggATGTAAACTCAATGACTCAACAGACAAGGTCTAATTACCTATGTCACTGTCGAGTTTCGAATTTCAGTCTCTTAGTCTTGCCCCAAATACTGTCTACTGAACCCGAAATATGCCACATATCCTCAAATTCAGAACAGtagtatatacacaaattaagTTAAGTTTCAAGATAAGTTTCCATTGGGTATCAAAATCACAGTTTAATTTTATACAATGACCTCTTTTATAACAGTAGAAGTTCAGTTGTTAATAAATAGGTTGAGACTTGACATGGAAATTACAGCAAGTCCCATACTGAAAGTACCAGATGACAACGGCAGAAGGTCTATGATGCCGGCTTCTTTTCGGTTGTCTTACCCCGGAACGGAGATAACAGAGAAAAATGGCGAGCTGAATCCAAGCAGAAAATAGAATTATCAGTTCCACATTTGATTAAGACATAAAGAATTTACATGATATGCAGATAGAAGAATGTTGTACTCACACTTCTGAACAGCGTTTCCAGTACTCGGGACTTCGTCTTGAGATATTAAATTCTTCAAAGTGTAAACTGGAAGAAACATTTTAGAAGGTTAGCACAGGTTACATTAGTTGGTGACAGAAAAATGGATCGCTTGTTTTAAAATCATCAAAACGGGGGGTTCAAGTTCAACGTCATATAAGTATATTACCTTCACTTGATGAAGCAGTACTTGTTGCATTATCATCTTGCTTTAGACCAACAGCACTGTTACTGTCTGATTCAAGAGTTCGATCACCTGAAATGGAGGACTGGGTCTTCTTCGCAAATTTCAAGAGCCGTTTGAATCCTTTTGATGGCTCTTTAACTTGAGCCTTCTCTGAACCTTCCTGAATGTTATATACTGTCACAGTCTTCGCATCATCAACATATGCTTTAGGAGCCGGTTCTACTGATGCCAATTCTGAGTTTGCTGGGGGTGCTTTGGCATACTCTGAGTATCCAGTACAGCGTTCTTCTATGGAGGAGACACGAGCATATGGGGCTTGATAATGAGGTCTTACAGCAGGATCAATACTCGCAAATTTAGGTGTCTCCTCTACAGAATTCGCTCCTGCCTGAAACATACAAACCAAAAGTATAACAATGGATAAAAGTATTAGCTGAGATATTACTATTACCCAAGTAAGCAAAATAAATCAGTTTTATAATAATGGCATAACAAACGGGGATTAACACAACATTTAGTAaagaattaattgcataaagcaCTCTGATAAAAGTAATTTAACTTGTATGTGCACAACTTTTGCCTTCAAACCTAATTCATGTTGATTGTAAATTATCCCCAGTgactgaagtaaaaatatagcTGTTGGAGACGGTGATTTTGGTTGCAAATAAGATAAAGGATACATGAAGCATTGGTGTTAACCAAATATATTTGCTATATTACCTCTTGTGAATTCAGTTGTTCCAGAAAGCGGCCAGGTATAGGATCCCTGACAAATCCTTCAAAGGGTGAAGGAGGTGCATCTATAAAAGCATACTCAGATACCACTGCAGTTTTTTCCCCTCTATCATCAACATCAGATTGTTGCTTGGGAGCCAGTGAAGAGGGTTTTTCAGACTCGAGCATCACAACATTCTTCTCAACAATGATTTCATCTCCTTCACTCTCATGTGGAAGTTTTCTGTTTTTCATGAAAGGTTCAGTGCTTTCAGAATTTCCTGAAGGCCCAGAATCATTCACCTTCATTGTATCCTTCACAGCTGACTTTTCAAGGTGTACATCTAAAACTTCCTTGGGTGTTCTAATCTTCAGTTCAGGAAGGGTAGCAGCCTTCTTCTTATCAAGGTCCATGATAGCTGATATTTTCTTGCTTTCAGGGTAATCAGATAGCTTAGACTTGGATGCTGATTCAGAATTACGTACCCTTGGCTTTGATACTGGTTCAGAACGTTGTGCCTTCACTGATGCAACAGGTTTG includes:
- the LOC116002860 gene encoding uncharacterized protein LOC116002860 isoform X1, with protein sequence MAISHLLQLKSASRINRIGILRSRILYSSLPSDGNSEKNPQPKKSDLAKQQKAQAVESFVKKYMKENQGMFPKPIHVQNEVGGSWHNLKGMLEIVKDKMMGNFDKRNSSGAFTSTSDPEVSSDILSHKVDNSGDEPQVHERAVQEGTKTVSNNDEHANPTMPSLDGQSSSQIFQSLVKKFQNSKIARKESNQTTTSEETLSDIVSMPSEGTIELQDLVVNKSGYSGYQNFSPEDNPFSLSTYTETERDKQFLLSDNAHETKQLKHHLVDSIKDQTAERIANSISDAYIPSFHQQSSEPSGDTDVLSSDIEGLIECVKSLPQPPIGRPQETINFNKSDHSSSRTTSTGIKQPGNMQEFEKKEISISSMLDLEGPSLVNIPKSEKKAGSTASLNYPSMVEKNGIESPFTELLGNLNIEDQETSCSAALHCNKSNVQTQVLPLRDNCNLIKTLNATSFLKESDQNKVIVRFLPRMVVSEDIIGAFKDYGDISKVKIRSTEGSFFKAAYVYFKSDEGKKKALEGTDVNVRNQTVTVEEAFSLKDVTKTYIPNLIGLPDVPAALVKNPKRTVLIKNLARDIRSHHIENALYFCKSKISRFFLGSSSSVAYVEFETEEGKENALTRHSINVLGRRLLIFRVDVPRTTVVRISNVLCIPIKKLILLCKSFGKLRRVLHRNGNIMDVHFRLAEWPNMATILNRLNGSQIDGQRIVAQPAPVYPPDVLLALWSQPEGRQHLRSSVHNLLIKLRENDPSEAGTKVLVNSLLEDTVEI
- the LOC116002860 gene encoding uncharacterized protein LOC116002860 isoform X2; protein product: MKENQGMFPKPIHVQNEVGGSWHNLKGMLEIVKDKMMGNFDKRNSSGAFTSTSDPEVSSDILSHKVDNSGDEPQVHERAVQEGTKTVSNNDEHANPTMPSLDGQSSSQIFQSLVKKFQNSKIARKESNQTTTSEETLSDIVSMPSEGTIELQDLVVNKSGYSGYQNFSPEDNPFSLSTYTETERDKQFLLSDNAHETKQLKHHLVDSIKDQTAERIANSISDAYIPSFHQQSSEPSGDTDVLSSDIEGLIECVKSLPQPPIGRPQETINFNKSDHSSSRTTSTGIKQPGNMQEFEKKEISISSMLDLEGPSLVNIPKSEKKAGSTASLNYPSMVEKNGIESPFTELLGNLNIEDQETSCSAALHCNKSNVQTQVLPLRDNCNLIKTLNATSFLKESDQNKVIVRFLPRMVVSEDIIGAFKDYGDISKVKIRSTEGSFFKAAYVYFKSDEGKKKALEGTDVNVRNQTVTVEEAFSLKDVTKTYIPNLIGLPDVPAALVKNPKRTVLIKNLARDIRSHHIENALYFCKSKISRFFLGSSSSVAYVEFETEEGKENALTRHSINVLGRRLLIFRVDVPRTTVVRISNVLCIPIKKLILLCKSFGKLRRVLHRNGNIMDVHFRLAEWPNMATILNRLNGSQIDGQRIVAQPAPVYPPDVLLALWSQPEGRQHLRSSVHNLLIKLRENDPSEAGTKVLVNSLLEDTVEI